The window CAGCTAAGCCTGACCGAGGAAGGTGAACGTTACTTCAGGCGCGTACAGCTAATCTTGCAGGAAATGGCCGCCGCAGAGACGGAAATTATGGAGTCTCGCAATACGCCGCGTGGCTTGCTGCGCATTGACGCCGCAACGCCGGTTATGCTGCATTTCCTGATTCCGCTCATCAAGCCCTTCCGCGAACGCTATCCTGAGATGACGCTGTCGCTGGTCTCTTCAGAAACGTTCATCAATCTTATTGAACGAAAAGTGGATGTAGCTATACGTGCAGGCACGCTGACTGACTCGAGCCTACGCGCACGTCCATTGTTTACCAGCTATCGTAAGATTATTGCTTCGCCTGACTATATTGCGAAATTTGGTGTTCCAGAGAGCGTCGAAGCGCTTAAGCAGCACCTGTGTCTCGGTTTTTCTGAACCGGTTTCACTCAATACCTGGCCGATTGCCTGCAGCGATGGGCAGCTTCATGAGGCTGAATGCGGACTATCTTCTAACAGCGGCGAAACGCTAAAACAACTTTGTCTGAGCGGAAACGGTATTGCCTGTCTTTCAGATTATATGATTGATAAGGAGATCGCACGAGGTGAACTGGTCGAATTGTTGGCGGATAAACGCCTGCCAGTAGAGATGCCGTTCAGCGCTGTTTACTACAGCGATCGGGCAGTAAGCACTCGCATTCGGGCATTTATCGACTTTTTGAGTGAACATATAAGAACAGCTCCCGCAGGAGCTGTGAAAGAGGGTTAAAGGGCACAGAGGGTCGCTGGGTCAGGTCATTAGTCCCACTCGGGTGCCAGACCTTCCGGGCTAACCAGACGATCGTTGCAGTCCAGCGCCGCGATCGCCGCGTTGTCTTCAGCATCCAGACGCAGATCCAGCGCCAGCAGGTTACTGGCCAGGTTTTCTCGCTTGGTCGAAGAAGGGATCACCGAGTATCC of the Citrobacter freundii genome contains:
- the yafC gene encoding DNA-binding transcriptional regulator YafC, producing MKATSEELAIFVAVVESGSFSRAAEQLGQANSAVSRAVKKLEMKLGVSLLNRTTRQLSLTEEGERYFRRVQLILQEMAAAETEIMESRNTPRGLLRIDAATPVMLHFLIPLIKPFRERYPEMTLSLVSSETFINLIERKVDVAIRAGTLTDSSLRARPLFTSYRKIIASPDYIAKFGVPESVEALKQHLCLGFSEPVSLNTWPIACSDGQLHEAECGLSSNSGETLKQLCLSGNGIACLSDYMIDKEIARGELVELLADKRLPVEMPFSAVYYSDRAVSTRIRAFIDFLSEHIRTAPAGAVKEG